A stretch of Perognathus longimembris pacificus isolate PPM17 chromosome 1, ASM2315922v1, whole genome shotgun sequence DNA encodes these proteins:
- the Anxa1 gene encoding annexin A1, with protein MAMVSEFLKQAWFIDNQEQDYVQTVKSSKGGPGSAVSPYPSFNPSLDVEALHKAIMVKGVDEATIIDILTKRNNSQRQQIKAAYLQEKGKPLDEVLKKALVGHLEEVVLALLKTPAQFDADELRAAMKGLGTDEDTLIEILTSRNNREIREISRVYREELKRDLAKDIASDTSGDFQKALLALAKGDRCEDVGINEDLADTDARALYEAGERRKGTDVNVFNTILTTRSYPHLRRVFQKYTKYSQHDMKKVLDLEMKGDIEKCLTAIVKCATSPPCFFAEKLHQAMKGAGTRHKALIRIMVSRSEVDMNDIKAYYQKMYGISLCQAILDETKGDYEKILVALCGGC; from the exons atggcaaTGGTATCAGAATTCCTCAAGCAGGCCTGGTTTATTGACAATCAAGAACAGGATTATGTT CAAACTGTGAAATCCTCCAAAGGTGGTCCTGGGTCAGCTGTGAGTCCCTACCCCAGCTTCAATCCCTCCTTGGATGTTGAGGCCTTGCACAAAGCCATAATGGTTAAGG gtgTGGATGAAGCAACCATCATTGATATTCTCACTAAGAGGAACAACTCTCAGCGCCAGCAGATCAAGGCAGCTTACCttcaggagaaaggaaag CCTTTGGATGAAGTTCTGAAGAAAGCTCTTGTGGGTCACCTTGAAGAAGTTGTTTTAGCGCTACTAAaaactcctgcccaatttgatgCAGATGAACTGCGTGCTGCCATGAAG GGACTTGGAACTGATGAAGACACTTTGATTGAAATTTTGACATCTAGAAATAACAGAGAAATCAGAGAAATCAGCAGAGTCTACAGAGAGG AACTGAAAAGAGATCTGGCCAAAGACATTGCATCAGACACATCTGGAGACTTTCAGAAGGCTTTGCTTGCTCTTGCTAAG gGTGACCGATGTGAGGATGTGGGTATTAATGAAGACTTGGCTGATACAGATGCCAGG GCTTTATATGaagcaggagagaggagaaaggggacagATGTGAATGTGTTCAATACCATTCTGACCACCAGAAGCTATCCCCATCTTCGCAGAG TGTTTCAGAAATACACCAAGTACAGTCAGCATGACATGAAAAAAGTCCTGGACCTGGAAATGAAAGGAGATATTGAGAAATGCCTCACGGCAATTG TGAAGTGTGCCACAAGTCCCCCATGCTTCTTTGCTGAGAAGCTCCATCAGGCCATGAAG GGTGCTGGGACCCGTCATAAGGCACTGATCAGGATCATGGTCTCCCGTTCGGAAGTTGACATGAATGATATCAAGGCATACTATCAGAAGATGTATGGGATCTCCCTTTGCCAAGCCATTCTG GATGAAACCAAGGGAGATTATGAGAAAATCTTGGTGGCTCTCTGCGGAGGGTGTTAA